The Brassica oleracea var. oleracea cultivar TO1000 chromosome C7, BOL, whole genome shotgun sequence sequence TTGCTCCATCTGGTTCTTCTCCCTCAATAACTTGAAACACCTTGGCCTAATGTGTCCAAGAAGACCACAGTGATGACAAACATGCCGAAACTTTCGTTGAGATGCACTCTTCAATCCAGAAACTCTCTCTGGAGCAGTCACCGTAGCAGTTTCCGTAGCAGTACGCGTAGCCGTCACATTCTTCACATCACTTGCAGGCTTCACTGCAGTCTTTCCATTTGAAGCATTCCCTATGTTGGGTCAAAAACGGTTATCTCGAAATCAACGTCTAAAAGTTATATTTATGTGCGAAAGCTTTCTCGACACACTCTCGACAAAAGTTCTTGAAGCAAAAGACTCGAGAAAAATGGATCACGGAGTCAAACGAGCAGTCCAACTCGCCGAACGGGCGAGTTGGATCGAACGCCCCGTCCAACTCGCCCGTTCGGCGAGTTGGACTAGTCCAACATTTATAGTACCATTTTTTTAAATGTGAAAGGGAAATTGCCAAAAATATAACATTTTTCATGTTTACACTAACCATTTTTCATGTTTACACTAACCATTTTTACATTCACTTTTAATGAATGGTAAAAAACATTTATAATCTTATGGTTAATTAATCTAGACTTATGATTTAAAGTTGAGGATGTGTAAGGTTTTTGAAACGTGAAATTTAGGATTCTAGTAAATATGATAGATAACGATGACCATTCATTCAAAGATAAGGTTATTGATCTTTTTATGTTAATTAATTAATTTTCATTTTGACTACCTAAATCATTTTAGGTAGTTTTATATTGTTGGAAAATTCTTATATTAGCCCTCTTATATCAGTTTATGAAAATAAATTTATAGTGACTCCCTTTGCATTTTAAATGTCACTGAAAATTACATATATATTTAAAAACATTTGCTTAAGATATATATATATATATATATATATATATATATATATATTATATTTTTGTTGGTACACCACATAATTTTCTACTACTAAAGAGTGTTAAAAAAATTCTTTTAGAAAATACCACATTTAATTTAATAAAATCTTGAAATGACGTTTAATCTAGAAAAAAAAGTATAAACTAACGTTTATTCAGAAAATTTTCTACGTATAGCCTATTTTGTAAGTCGCCAACTGTAATTATAGATTACTGGACGTTTATAAAATTCGCTATAAATAAATACTAGGTGATAATCTGCGTCATATGCGGAGTTAACTTAAAAATAAATATATACTTTGCATAAATCACAATTTAACATTATTTAATAATTGAACCGTCGTCTCTTCCTTATAATAATGATGGAAATGAATATTTTTACATATTGGAATAATAATACATATAACTTGCGCTAGAAGTCGACACGTATTTTAAAATACTTGCAATTTAATCCAAAGCAAATAAGTAAATTTTTTATCACGTATTTAGTAAACTCTAATAACAATGAAAAATAACCAAGTATATTTATAATCCCTTTTAATGTATTTTGTATATTTTTCAAAACTCCTTAACACAAATGGTGTCGAACAGACACGTATAACGTAAGCCTTATGCAAGGCAATCTGACTACGTATAATAAATATGTTTATTTGATTGATGAAGAAACTTGTTATTTTAAAACATTTACATATGCTTTATAAAGTTTATGATGCATCTTAGATCACTTGATTGAATCCTTAATGTATGATCAATATAAAGTTGGAAAGCTAAATATACCATGATATGGACCATTAGTTTCGCTTCACTGTCATTTAGCTAACATTGTTTGTAGGGAAGTTAACTAACTTTCAAAAGAACAACGTTGTGTTTTTCTGGGCCATATACTCGATTCCAAGAAAGCCCCAAGGTCTTTTGATCTTATTTCAATGTAAGTTTGTAAACAATTATCATACATTTGAGTCTGAAATAATGTAGAACGATGATAGTTTACAAAAAAAAAAATAATAATGTAGAACGATGATGAAATCACATTGTCAATGCATTAGATTTCATGTTTGTTTGTTTCGTAGTTCATATTCTGTTAATGACTAAGCTGTTTTTTTATTTTTACAAACCATTTGTCTAAAACCGGTCTTAATAACAAATCAGCCATTAATTTTATTTTCAATAATACGGTTAGATACATAACCATGTGCAGAAGATCGTATAATTAAGGACTTTTTAACGCTAAAACCCCTCACCTAAGTTTGTTTTGGGTAAAAAATCTCAGTATTTAAATAAAAAATCCTCAAACTAACTTTTTTTTGTCATCACTCCAAACTAACTTTATTTAATGAATCACTCCAAACTAACTTTATTTAATGAACTAAATCATAACAGGTCATAATTACCATTACTACCGGTAAATTTTTAGTTTAGGGGTTTCTACATTAAGTAAACATAGTTGAGGGGTTTTACCATTAAGAATATAAAAATCTAAAAAATACAAAATTTTATAATATTATCTAAAAATTAGTAACTTAAATTTTCAAAATTAGCATTTTTAAATTTTTTTGTAAATATATGAGCTTGATGTGTTTTTAACATTAATATTATATATGTATAAATTAAAAATGTAAGAACCTATAAAATATAATAAAAACTATCTAAAGATTTATTATTACATTTTTATTAGATAAGATATAATTTTTATTATATTTTCTTGTTTTTTAAATTTTTAATCTTTTAGTAATTTTATTACAGGTAAATCTTCATATAAGTTTTATTATATTTTTTGGGTTTTTACATTTTTAATTTATACATATATAATGTTGATGTTAAAAACATATCAAACTCATATATTTACAACAAAAAAAAATGCTAATTTTAAATATTGAAGTTACTAATTTTTAGATAATATTATAAAATATTGATTTTTTTATATATTTTTAATATTAAAACCCCTAGACTAAAGATTTACCGGTAGTAATGGTAATTATGATCTGTTAGGGTTTAATTCATTAAATAAAATTAGTTTGAGGGGATTTTACTTTAAATACTTAGTTTGGAGGTTTTTACCCAAAATAAACTTAGCTGAATGATTTTAACGTTAAAAATCTTATAATTAATTAAATATGTCTCAACTTACGTATATACAATGTTGTATCACAATGGCATTTATGTTATTGCTCTAGTAATGTAGATCCACTCTAATATAGGTTGTGAGAAGAGTTGTGGTGGTAGATCCACTCTAATATAGGTTGTGAGAAGAGTTGTGGTGTTGACACATCAGCACTAAAACTTAAATCACAACTTAAAAGTGCTTAAATCACAACTTAAAAATGTTCCTCAAATAATATAAAGAGGATTAATGTACGTCTTTATAGAGAAGAATGAGATTCCATGGTTCATTGGTGTTTAAACTTTATTCATGGACGAATTCAATGTGCCTATATCGCATTAGCCTATGGATGGACTCCTGCACACTTGCAAGGTTGTTGTTGATCACTAGTGTTTATATATTTTTTTATTGTACTCTAACGATCATATTTTCTTTGTTCTTTAACAAAGTTAACGTTGTGTTCTTTATATTTTTTTTATTGTATATATATTTTAATGGACCCTTTGCTACAAAAATTTTGAGATCAATTTTTCATATAATTTTTTTTTTAAATAGGCCTTAATCAAAATTGAAAAAGTCAAAATGTCTTCTACGAATGCACTTCCAGCACAGAACCAGAGCCGGACTTCATTCTTAATGTGACGGATAGAGTTTTTTTTCAAATATGACCTAAAATTTCAAGTCAAACATAAAAATGACCCATGTTTTTTTGAACTTTATTTTTTCTATTCACCCTAAAGTCCGAATTATTCACGAAAATGACATTAATTTTTTTTTCTTTATTCAAAAATTAGTCTTTTTTACCTTATCATCCTCATTTCACCAAGTATTTACAATATTGCAATTGCCATCAATACACTAACCACCATGAACAACCAATTTGAAGCTCTTAATGCACCAAAGTTTTAATTTTTACTCTTCATATCTCATTACTTATGCACACAAATCACATTTCTTTCACTCTCTCTTCAAATTCTTCTAAAAAAACCAAGATTTTGATTCCAAGCTTTGTAAGGTTCATAGAGACATTGAAGCTCATGATTCGTGCTCATTAACGACTTGGTAGATTTTGTAGTGAAGTTTTGGGTGCTTGGAGAAGCTAAGCAAATCATTTCACAGGTTCAAAGTATGAAATCGTTTTTTGTTCTCAGATCTGTTCGCGAAGACTTTCAGAAGACTTCGGGAAGACTTTTAGAAGACTTCGGGAAGACTTTCAGAAGACTTCGCTAGATGTGTTCTCCATCAAGAAGACTTCCCTAGAAGTCTTCTAACTTTTCTTTAATAAGAAAAAAAATCGAAAATCCCAGAAAAGACTTCTCGAGAAGTTTTCTCGGGGAAAATTTCTATTGAAGTCTTCTGAAAGTTTTTTCTGAAGTCTTCTCACTGTCGCAAGAAGTCTGCGTGGGTTACTTTTGCAATTAAAAAATAATAGTGAAACATTTAATATTAATGAGAAGACTTCTATGGTCTTCTCTAGAAAATTCAAATATAGTCAATTGCAAAAGTATCCGAAGTAGACTTCTTACAACATTGAAAAGACTTTCAGAAGATTTTCCGAGAAGTCTTCTATAAAAAGTTAAAAATTTCTGACAAATTTCGGTCAATTACAAATCTAACTTATTTATCCGAGAAGACTTCTCGTGAAGTCTTCTTTGGCATTTTCGAAAAAATTTCAAATTCAAAAGTAAGCCAACATTTACAAAGGAAGACTTCTCAAGATGACTTTTGTATAGTAGACTTCCTAAGAAGTCTTCCTTCGTAAATTTACAATTGCAAAAGTGACCTAAATAGAAGACTTCTTAAGAAGTCTCTACGTCAATGTTTAATAAACTTTCATTTTCTCTACAATTAAAATGACTTTATAATATTTGCTTACTAATTCATGTGTATTAGTCAATATTGGGGCTCCTAGATGAAATTCATAACTTATTTGGTGATAATTATGAGATTTCAAATATTTATGTTTACTACTGTTTCTAGCTAATACGAGAAGACTTCTTAAGATTGGAGTCTTCAAAAATAAAGCCACATTTAACTTTCAAAAGTGTTAAGTAACTTTAAAAATATCAAGTCATGTAGTTTAATGTGGCTTTTTAAATCATAAGATATACTTTTTAACTTACATGAGATTTAAAATTTTAACTTTCACTTAAAATTCAAGTTTGATCTTTTGTGAATTTGACTAAGTTTCCTTGTGAAGTATTCTCTCTTAGTTTTAGTAAATTTGACTAAGTTTTTTGTGTTGTTGTGTTTTATTATGAGTGGTAGAATGGTAAAAAAAAAATTTGGTATGTTGTATCAATAACTTCAATGATGTCAAGTACTTTTGGCAAAACATGAACATATTTACCAAATTCTTTTGATTAACATCTCTTCAAGTTTATAAAAGAATTCACAACTAAAATAGTACACATACAAATCATAAAACAGACAATAAAGAAAACTAATACACATGGAGCTAGAAATCATTCCTCAACATAGATAAGCTTGGACTCCACTTGACATCATTCTTTTGTACCGCTTTGGGCAGAAGACTTCAGAAAACTTTCCGACGACTTCCCACGAAGTCTTCTAAGAGTCTTCCGAGAGTCTTTCAAGAGTCTTCTGAAAAGTCTTCTAAATTTTGACTCAAATCTAAAAAAAAATATGCATATTCAAAAGCATTAAAATGGCTTAAAACAGAGAAAACTTCAAAAATAAGTTTTTTATGCTTAAATAATAAACAAAACAATCACATTAGGTTGAATCTATAACTTTTTAGAATCTTATATATAAACACACACAACATACATATCCAAAACATATACCACTTTGGGCAGAAGACTACTGGAAGACTTCAATTTAGGCGGAAAACCTAAATTCTTCTAAAATTTAGGCGGAACCTTAATTAATTCTACAAAAAATTAGGCGGGATATGTCAGAAAACTTATTGGGAAGTCTTATGTGAGTCTTATGTGAGTCTTCCAGACCTTATAATCAAATAACTAAGCAAAAAAACACTTCCTTAAACTTTTAAGATAATTAGAAAGTGTTTAAATCAAGTTATTAGATAGTCACAAAACACATATAGGTCAAAAATATGTTTTTTTAAAGAAGATAAAATTTCAAAATCTAACCCTAAAAATACCAATAATACTATAACATATGTTACCAAAATATTATTCCCATCAAAATATTTTTTATAAAAATTTTAAATTATTTTAAAGATCTACGGAACGAGAAGACTTACCAAGAGGGTTATAAATTTTAAAAAAAATTAAATTATTTTAAAGTCTTCTCACACAGAGGGTTATAATAGTAAAATTCAATACATGTTTTTTGTTTGATAATAAGGATGTTGTTGTAATTTCACTAGCATTTTAGGTTAATTTTGCATTTGATTGAATTTGTGGTACATTTTTGTATTCAAAATCAAGTTTTGAGTTATTTTTGGTAATTTTCCCTAATATGATATTAGATTTTTAACCATGCTTTTAAAAGCAAAAAATATTTTTAAAAAATATTAATTTATATTTTTAACCCACTCCATATTGATTTTTTTTTTATAAATGAGATTATCTGTTTTTAATATGTCATCAAAATATCGTATATGTTTGATGGAAATATCTGCATTCACGATTATTTATAATACATTTACTATTTAAAATCATTTAATTTATTAAATAATTATATATTATAATATATCTATATATATTTGTTTTTATTTATGATTAAATAATATATAATAAATATTAATGTATAATTAAATTCAAAATTTTAGATTCAAAGCTAATTACTTATTTAGAAAACACTGTATACAGTAAGAAAATTTTGAAAATATTTTGTTATATTATAATATGAAATATATATATATATATATATATATATAAATCATACGTCAACTAAATTTTAATTTAATAATATGATTCTATTTTAATATTAAAGATTCAATTTAAAGCAAAAAAAAATTAAACCCATTTAGAAAAGCTTTTTTCTTGAAGAAAATTTTTGCATGATAGGATTCGAAACCATCTACTAATAAACCATTATACAAAGATAGTCCCTCTAAATTAGTTTTTACAAAAACCTATTTCAATTTCATAGAATTTTATTGTGTTTTTATATATTATTTTAATAAGATTATAACTTTTTTTTTGAGAAATACATTTTTCAAAAAAGAAACAGAATTTATCAAACTTAACCCAAAATCAATAATGTGTAAGATGATGTTGATTAAAGGGAACTGATAAAGGGAAATCACATGTGAAATTTCTAGTGAGTTAGGGGACACATATACAAAAATAAAGGGAACTGATAAATTAGATTTTGCATAGATTTTTTCGTGTTTATTTTAATATATTATCAGTGCCCCTCTTTTTTACTATAAGAAATCTTTTCAATATTAATCTGTTTGTAAACTTTTGTTAAGTTGGCAAATCTTTATAAGTAGACCTCTAGTTTATTTTTTTTATATTAAAATGTGCAACAAAAAAATCTAAACCAAACAATTTGTTTTTACATTAACCAGTCTGTAAATTTTCAGAAATTTCTATAGAAAATCATAACTTAAGAAATAGAGAAGGAAAACAGAGATCTGCTTTTTTATAACTAAAACAGAGGTCTGCTTACAATTTCTCTGTTTCATATTAAGTCTCGTTGTAGATAAATTTTTTCGTTACAAAATAAGGGTCTTTTTTTATTTTCAATGCAAAATTTATTAATTTTATTTAACAATTTATTTTTCTATTGGTTAAAATATGGTTAGGTGTATAGGTAATTGTGTTTTTATATATGAAAAATACAAAATTAATTGTTTCTTTAATCTGTGTACACAAAACCAAAGTGACACTTAAAATAAAACAGAGGGAGTATTAACGTTATGGCAATGAGTGAAAAGAAAACGAAATTACATTTTTGGGTAACTGTGAAACTGCTAAGGTTAAGAAAATAATTAACTGCTTTTCAAAGTGAAAAGAAAAAAAATGCAACTATTAAGACTTAAGATAAAGAAAATAATTAATTATTATTTAATTTATGTAGTTTCTAAACCTATTCAGTTATATTATAGTACTAGGTTATAATCCCCGTCTTGCGCGGGATAAACATTATGTATGCAAATGATTTTACTTATTATTATTTATTTTGTGTTCATTTTATTTATTTTATGTAGTAGATAATTAAATTTCAGTGATATTGACATATATATAGTATATTTTAATATATTTTTAATATTGAGATTTCCTACTCATATGATTTTATTAAAAATTTATATTTCATGTAACAGAAAAATCTAAACCATTAATTACAAATTTTTCAACGTGAGATTTTTTTAATACAGATTTTAAAATTAAAATATTAAGGTCTAAATACTTATCAATGTAAATTTTGAAATTAACATATTTATGTATTTTTATATGGTGTATAGTTTAATTTTAAAAATATTAAAATATATATTTATTAAAGAGACTTCATATTCATACAATTTTATGATCATTGATATCTTGTTATAAAAATAAAAGGTTAAACCATCGACACAATGTTTTTAAAACATTTTTAGTAATTTATAGTCGTTTAAAATTTTTTTAAATATAACATATAAGAAATAATCTATTTTTAATTATATAGTTAATGTGATTGTTTAATTTTTTAATAATATAAAATTTGACAAAAATGAAGGAAGATAGGAAAATTGTTATCAAATCTTTATTATTTAAAATCATTGATTGTCATATATATGTTAATCATATTAGGTAATTTCGTAATTTTTATTTAAAAAAAGAAAAGAGAATATTCTTTTGTACACTACTAATCAATTTGATAGTTAGTTTATAAAAAAATATAATATATGTTTAGAAGGACAAACTTATTTTTCTAAGTATTCTAAGAATCAATCTGGTGATAACACGTGGCTACGAGAAAATGTTGTAATACTTCTCAATTATTAATATATAAGGGATATATAGCCATAAAACGAAATTACATTATTGGGTAATCATAGATTACGACCAAATCTTTTACGTGTTGTGACTATCAAAAACAAAAAGACAAAAAATATCAATAAAGACAAAATAGGGGTTAAAGGAGCATTCGAACTTACGGCTGCAGATTACTTGAAATTCATACGTATGCCACTACACCAAAGACATCTAATAGTAGATAGTCCCCCTTGCTTTAAGGACTTATATTATAACTAAAATTCTATTTTTTTTTACCTTAAATAGTTAATAAAATCTTTGAAATATATCTATTTACCGTTTTAAAAATAAACAGAATAAAATTATTCTTTTTGTATAATTTTATCAATACTAGAAAATAGAGTCAATGAATACTATTTTCAATATGTTGGATCAAAACTAAAATAAAATTACTTTTCTAGGTTACAATTATTAGTATGATGGATAAATCAAAATGTGACTATGATTTGGATGTAGAACTTTTTATATTAATTAAATCAATTTTTGTAGTTTGTATGTTCAGTATTCATAGTAAGCACTAAAAGAGTAATATTTTTATCAGTGATGTTAAAAAAAATATATTAAATATTGTTTCGAGTATTTAAATATCATTGACTTACTTGAAAAAAATTATTTGAACTAATTAAGCCAACTTATCATTCTTAGAATTTTTAAAAATATTAATACAACTAAAAAAAAACAATCTAAAACCAACTTTCGATTATTAGCTAGTTCGGTGTTTATCACCTCCACACAAAAAAAAAAAAAAAACTATCCAAATGTCTTTTAGCCAGATATTCTAAGTTGATCAAAAAAAGATATTCTTGACCAACTTACCTATACTATTGTTGGTTGACACTTGGTAACTGTAAAGGCAAGAAGAGAAAGAGCAGAGACAACAAATACTTGAAAACTATGTAACGTATTCTACATTTACATTCTTCATAAACGATAGCCAAAACCAAAGTGTAAACTCTACTCAGTGTCACAAGTTTATGATTTTCTTATATGTTCCCTGTAGAACAGAAAAGCAACAAATGGAAAGTAATTATATGTGAATCTCTTTAATCTCTACTTGTTCTTGAGGGATGATGATAAGCTTCTTGAGAACAGTGGTTGAATTCTCAAGATGAATACACTACGAAGGGTACTGCATCGTTTTAAACACTAATGCTCATTAGAAACTCAACACTCACAAGATCAAAATCATTTAAGGAAAAAAAACAAGTGAAGATTGACTCACATAGAAGAAACACCATTAGCATTAAGGAAACAGTGAGCTTGATGGGATGGTTAAATGATAAGCGTATCGGATTTTGGAAGCAACCAATCTGAGAAGAGTCATAAAAGGTAAGTTAGTCTTTCCTAATCAATGAGTAAAGAAATGTATTAGAGCAAAGGTGATTGTGAGAATTCACCTGAGTATGATCAGGAAGTCTCTGCATCCACAAGACAGGCTTACTTCCTTTCACTTTAGGAGTAGCTTCGATTTGTGTCACTAGTTTCTCCTCTTCTTGTTCATTATCACCAGGAACTATAATCCTCAAGGAACTGAAATCTGGTGAACTCCATGTCCTTCTTGTCCCCGCTGTTTTCTCTGCATTTCTTGGTTTTGCGCTTTCTTGAATGTCTATGACACATTCAGAGCCATTAACGTCATTTGTAACTTCAGCTACATTCGACTTGATGCTGCTTTCACTACTAAAGCTATGTGAGGTTAAAGAAGATCCAGAGAGAAACATGGCCAAGTCGTCTCTCTCTTCTTCACTGAGATTAACCCAACGGAGGGGTTCTTTTCCATTTTCACTATAAGTTTCTTGCAGTGGGGCTTCAACGCGATGAATCTGGTTTTCTATAGCGGCAACAAACTGTTTGTGCCGTGTTGTGGATGTTGAATCATCCCCACACTTCCTATGGCTCAATCTGACTGCTTTCTCAAACTCCTCCAACTGAAAATCATAGTTTCAAATTTAGCAGTTAACATAAAGAAGACTCAATTATCTTGAATCTTGAACTAAAGAGAAAAACAAACAAACACTTTCTTGAAACCTCCCAAAGATAACATTACAATAAACATGAGATGACTCAACTCTAACATATTATGAAACTCCTCAAACTGATTCATAATAAATTAGCAATAGCCGATAAAACGAGGCAAAAAAAAACAAACAAAACCATTCTTCAAAATTCAACAAGAACACACTAAACCAGAGAACATGATTCAAGAAACTTATTAACTTTAACAATGACTTAA is a genomic window containing:
- the LOC106301816 gene encoding uncharacterized protein LOC106301816; this encodes MTTMMVVNSFDLWQKDVFFSAAEEVQKSADIMESAYRLWIRGKKDDIFKELQAALGTAKWQLEEFEKAVRLSHRKCGDDSTSTTRHKQFVAAIENQIHRVEAPLQETYSENGKEPLRWVNLSEEERDDLAMFLSGSSLTSHSFSSESSIKSNVAEVTNDVNGSECVIDIQESAKPRNAEKTAGTRRTWSSPDFSSLRIIVPGDNEQEEEKLVTQIEATPKVKGSKPVLWMQRLPDHTQIGCFQNPIRLSFNHPIKLTVSLMLMVFLLLPFVVYSS